A stretch of DNA from Enoplosus armatus isolate fEnoArm2 chromosome 15, fEnoArm2.hap1, whole genome shotgun sequence:
tcaagaaTGTAGTCAGCtgagacatgtttttttctctccatctggagtctgcacacagcagctgtttgacaACGCAGCACTGTATGATGAACGGTGTATCTCTCTCCAACAGGGTTCGGAGGTGCCACGGATCCAAATGAAAGGAGGGTCGTTCTAGTCGGGAAGACCGGAGTGGGCAAGAGCGCCGCGGGAAACACCATCCTGGGGAGAGAAGCGTTCGAGTCGGAGCTGTCTCCTACTTCCCAGACGTCCGAATGCCAGAAAGCCAAGGGGGACATTGGTGGTCGAAAGGTCGCTGTCATCGACACTCCGGGGCTGTTTGATACCAATTTCACTCAAGAAGAAGTGTTGAAGAGGATCAAGTTCTGCATCTCCCTGTCTGCCCCCGGTCCTCACGCCTTCCTGGTAGTTCTTCAGCTGGGCAGATTCAcccaggaggagagggaaaccGTGAAGATGATCCAGACCACTTTTGGTGAAGATGCAGCAAAATACACAATGGTGTTGTTCACACATGGGGACCAGCTGAGGAAGCAAACCATTGAGggctacatttcagagagccCTGACCTGCAAGCCACCATTCGGACATGCTACAATCGATACCATGTCTTTAACAACGAAATCAAAGACCTTGAACAAACCAGTCAGCTCCTGGACAAAATTGACAAGATGACTATGGCTAACGGTGGAAGCCACTACACCAACGAAATGTTCGTGAGGGCGGAGGCAGCCATCCAGAAGGAGAAGCAGCGACtcctgaaggagctgcaggcgcagaggcagagagagctggatGAACTGAGAGCCAAATGTGCGGAGGGTTCCTACCGTAGGGAGGAGAAGCGGCTGCATAGGAGATACGAGTATGAAGCCAGAGCCCGGGCCGAAAGATCGAATGAGTTTGTCGCTGCTCCGGTAATAGCTATCGCAGCGGCCTGCGGCGCCGCCGTCGGGGGCCTGCTCGGAGTTGCGGCAGGCCCAATCGGTTTGGCGGTCGGAGCTGCAGCCGGAGCAGCTGTTGGAGCTTCCGTCGGTGCTTTGTCAGTGAAACTCTCAGAGCATTGCCATGTGCAATAAGGACTGTAAAGTTAATGATGACGAAGAAAAATATAGTCCTCTACTCAAGTGTAATCTGCAATTGCTTCTCAGTAAACTCTTTGCACAAACTCTTTGCACTACAGATGACTAATGATCACTTTTTGTCAAtaattgaaatatatatatatatatataatatatacctGAAATAGGTAGCACGAATCAGCTTGTATTATGCTGCGTCTTGACTGTTTAATATTTGTGTAATatgattaaaataattcatGTATTTACCATGATGGATCGTGACTAAATGATTGCGCATGTACATGTGTAGCATTTAAATAACTGTGTATGAGGATTCTGCACGTTCATTGCTTGAATTGATTTACAAATATATGTTAGATAGGAGAAGCGAATGTTTCCAGGCTTTTGTAACTACAGACGACTCTCTCTTAAAGGATCCTCGAAAGACCAAAACCGATAACGCGCGGGTCCGTCTCTCAATGCGCTCTGACTTCCTGTCCGTGGCTCTCcgctccaagcccattggttcctacgaaatctttgaaaaacagctcacaaatatattgtttcatCTTTCAAAGAAAgactcgttttttttttttagcgaaCTtgactcaaacaggaggaagcagtgcatttgttttcagtggCTGATTAATCCACGTTTGGTGCTCTAGTTAGTCTAGTATTTCTGGCAGCACGGTATATGTGggtttttaaaattgtattattattattctgtatgTGGTGTGTTGCGACGGACCTACACTGATGTAAACAGTATGTTGAATAGAGCCTTGCTGTGCCAAAGGTTCTAGATTAAAGACTAAACTTAGAAAAATACCCTGCGAATACATTAGTTGCTATTTCTTTTACGACcacagttcagagggaaatattgtgccTCTTACTTTTTATCTGGCAGCTGTAGTTACTGGTTAATTCATAGATAGACTGAACTGCCTGTTAGAGCTCATTAATCAGTACTACTTCGGTAAGTGAGTTTCAGTTGTTGAAGTCaattttcatgcaaaaaaaaatgacttggacgttaaacattaaaaacatttcatggacGCTTATTAAAGGTCAGTATTTGCTGCTTTAGCTGCATTTGGTTGcattggttggacaaaacaagcattgtgaagaTGGTGtttttgggctctgggaaattgtgaagggttttttttttatttacaaaccaaacaatgaattgataaatcgagaaaataatcggcaagaatgaaaatgatcatttataTAAGAGAGTTCAAATTAGCTCTGGCTCAATCAActacaacagcaaaatgctaataatctaataatgcCGCTTGTAACAGTGGGTTGCCGTCACGTACATAATTACTCCCACAGCTACAGCGGACATATAATGCTATGCTACTATGAAGGCCTTTCTATCGATAGTGAGTTCTGCTTTAAGGTTCAGTATTGTATACAGCGCAGCGGCAAAAGAACAGAAAGCTGAAaagatgttgctgtgttttctctcgACAGGATCTCGGAAGCAGAGGAGCGGTGAACTCCGAATCATCGTGGTGGGGAAGACCGGAGCGGGGAAGAGCGCAGCGGGAAACACCATCCTGGGGAGGGAAGAGTTTCAGTCTGaactgtcctcttcctcctggacGTTTCGATGCAAGAGAGCTGAGGGAGAGGTCCGAGGTCGAAACGTCACCGTCATCGACACCCCCGGCTTGTTTGACACAAATTTCACCCAAGAGGAAGTGTTGGAGAAGATCAAGAGgtgcatttctctgtctgcCCCTGGTCCTCACGCCTTCCTGGTGGTCCTGAAGCTGGGCAGATTCACCCAGGAGGAGAAGGACACCGTGAGGATGATTCAAAGAACTTTCGGCGAGGAGGCAGCTAAATACTCGATAGTGTTGTTCACGCACGGAGACAAACTAAAGACGCAAACGATCGAAAGCTTTATTTCCAAGAGCGACGAACTCACAGAGCTCATACGGGCGTGCCACGGGAGATATCACGTCTTCAACAACCAAGCGAAAGACCAGGGACAGGCCGCTCGGCTCCTGGAGAAAATCGACCGAATGACTCTGGAGAATGGCGGCGGGCACTACACTGCACGGATGTTCAGAAAAGCCGAAAAGGTCTCCAAGGAGGAGAAACGGAGACTCGCAAGGGAGCTgaaggcagcagagcagcagaggaggagtgcCCTGAAGGCTGAAATTGAGAGAGAGATTCAATTAACAAGAGGGTCAATGAAACACGGTAAATGTCTCCTGCAGTAGGAGACGGAATGGTATTCTGGATATTCAGGAGGAAGGGGATGTTGTGGATAGATAGTGGTGAGCTTTTAGGGCTGAGGGCCCTTTTAAAATCCACTGACTAAAGGTCACTTTCTACAAACCTGTACACAGCCGGGGAAGCTTTGGTGGGACCGCGTCTCCCCAGGATGCCTTTGTACTGCATACGCATTTGTGTGTTGATTTATGCCTATGGAGTTGTTGGAGTTCTTGTACAGAAGTTTTATGTCTTCCTGTATCGATGGCCGAAAGACCAGAACGCCATGGGCATTACAGTATTTTTGGGGTTGTAGCCAACAGTTATTTTCAGCATGGATTAATCGACCTATTATTGTGTCAATTAATCAgctggtctataaaatgtccaaaccCCAAGTTTAGTTCGATGGATCGATGGATCGTTTCGGCTTCACAGTATTTTGCAATGGCTTTGGCTCAGTTTGGCACAGTCCATGTGTACGCAAgtgctaaccccccccccccccccccatacacacacaattgGTCGGACACCACCCACCAGTACACCATCCTTGCAGCCCCCTTAAACATGCATGCTGTCCTATTCCCTGCTGTGGACAAGTGGACCAGCGCAAGTGGACCAGCGTACCCACTCACTCTCTTATTTTATGCTTTCCAGCATTACAATATTACTGCAGCTTCTTGCATTTTGGATTACCACCTACGTACCTATGGTTTGGTGCCTTAAATAAGAGCTAACTTTGAGGTAgatacagaggaggaaaaaaagtcaacTGATGCTGATCAAGTACAATCGTAATCATCATTTTGCAGTGTAGGTGTGTCGGTTTAccttgaaacaggaaagggacaaacacaaagtgttgACACAAGGTTGGAAGGTTTATATGTAGGCCTGTATTGTATAGACTTCAGGGGTTTAGCGTCTTGAGCTCTCCTGTGTTCATATTATATTCTATTGCAATTTTGTTGACTCGGATTTTGATGCAATtgtttatgtgaaaaaaaatttTGGATAAAGATGGTGTCGATTTATTccgtgtattttttttataatgtgttGGGCAGCTTGAATATTCTCTGGTGCTCTTTATGAAGTGGTACATTTGGTGGTACATACGCGTAAATTGTtatattgagatatttcagtcagacagtcgatatgtgtgtgtgtcagccctgAGACAGTGCAAGAGGCAGGTGTAAGTGGTAAGTGGGCTTCACTTCTCAACCTTAAATTAAAGATTCACACACggatggcgaccgagctgccatgcaaagtatcagaatcagaatcagaaatactttattgcaCAAGTTAaaggtgctcccattcaagagtagaaaagtagcatacatttagaatgAGCAGTATTtacaaataaagacataaaaataaaaaatatatatataataacagtgtatatgtatatgtacatatatgtattgcactggtaaaATGCTccgttgtgcatttgggaggaatgagtctcccactgaaggtgctcttgtgtccgaccagtacgtcatggagaggatgtgaagacattgtccaagatgacccgcagcttggacagcatcctcctctctgacaccaccgtcagagagtccagctccaccccccacACAACGTCACTGGCGTTGCGGATCAGTTtgctgcccccagcatgcagcagcataGAGGAaagcactggccaccacagactcatagaacatcctcagcatagtccggcagatgttgaaggacctcagccgcctcagaaaatagagacgtCTCTGGCCCTTCTTGcagagggcattagtgttcttcgcccagtccagtttattgtctatgtggactcccaggtacttgtaatcctctacaatgtccacactggccccccctggatggaaacaggggcCTCACTTTGCCCATGATGAGAATGTATGCAAATGcatatatttctgtattttctatTGCATGTTTAACAtggtattatattttataatgacTTAGAATGTGCTCTGTGTTCATTTGCATAAATAGGGGAAATTGGTAGTGTTAGAGCActctcaaaaaaacaacaacaacaaatctttAATTTATAATATTGAAAATGTATCCAGTGAAGTGGAGCCCAATGATTGAGGATTGACACTACAATGAAGGACTAATGATGCTTCACGCCCCCATGCCTCTAGATTTACCCAAACAGTTCAGCTGTATATTCATGCTGGTCAAGTCTGTTTGGGCGGACAACAGTGACACCCGGTGACTGTGTCCTTTATTGCACCTCATGGAAATTTGGCCACAGCACAGACTGGCTCACAGCAACCAATAGAAAGTCTGGCTTGTGAGAAAATGGACGTTAATATTATGAACACACATGTTGCATATTGTTCACATATAAAGCACTGGTTGAACTTCGCCAGCGTGTAATGCAGTAGACGGGCACAAACCTTCTACAGAGTGTACGTTCCATATAATTTCTGCCATTCTGTTAATCGCTTTATGATTAAGCGTATCATTTTGTAGTGGGCTTTAACACACGAAGGCCAAGCTGccattgtatgtatgtatgtcaccGACAGTTGCCAAACTACACCGAGTTTTCATGATTTGGGTGTCACTTtaaaaatgtcccaaaatgttttatagATATCTTATGAtactctttttatttcctgttttcaaatgtcaatttttttttaaacgagacagattaatcagaatcagaaatactttattgatccccgggggggggggggggggggttgtacagtaccggtgctcccattcaagagtagaaagttgcataatttagagctaaaagtatgtacaaaaaatataaaaataagacatagaaaataaaaatatacacatttacagtatttaagtgaaaaataaagtagaaaatatatacaataacaatgtatatgttagtgtatatatatatatatatgtgtgtgtatatattgcactgttgataaaataaagcaggaaaaagttttaaaaaaacaatcatagtttgttgtattttgttatCGGTTTAGAAAAACGCGTTAACTAgtaaaaaaacactatttgaaATGAAAGGTGCTTAGTTTACTGACTTGTGCTGAATAGGATGTCGCGACCACGTGACCTTCGCAGCGCTGTCATGTGACGCACAGAGGGCTCGAGCGTCGGCGCGGGCGTGCATTGATCTGTGGCGCGCGGCGTGCGGACAGCAGAGCTGCCAGCCAGTCGACGGCCAGGATGGGCTACagagcggcggcggcggcggcggttgTCGTGTTCCTCGGTTTGTCCCTGGACCTGTGCTCCCCTCAGTCGTACGTGCTGGACGACAAAGCGGGCCTGGGCAGAGTTT
This window harbors:
- the LOC139297856 gene encoding GTPase IMAP family member 8-like translates to MAYYQGFGGATDPNERRVVLVGKTGVGKSAAGNTILGREAFESELSPTSQTSECQKAKGDIGGRKVAVIDTPGLFDTNFTQEEVLKRIKFCISLSAPGPHAFLVVLQLGRFTQEERETVKMIQTTFGEDAAKYTMVLFTHGDQLRKQTIEGYISESPDLQATIRTCYNRYHVFNNEIKDLEQTSQLLDKIDKMTMANGGSHYTNEMFVRAEAAIQKEKQRLLKELQAQRQRELDELRAKCAEGSYRREEKRLHRRYEYEARARAERSNEFVAAPVIAIAAACGAAVGGLLGVAAGPIGLAVGAAAGAAVGASVGALSVKLSEHCHVQSAKEQKAEKMLLCFLSTGSRKQRSGELRIIVVGKTGAGKSAAGNTILGREEFQSELSSSSWTFRCKRAEGEVRGRNVTVIDTPGLFDTNFTQEEVLEKIKRCISLSAPGPHAFLVVLKLGRFTQEEKDTVRMIQRTFGEEAAKYSIVLFTHGDKLKTQTIESFISKSDELTELIRACHGRYHVFNNQAKDQGQAARLLEKIDRMTLENGGGHYTARMFRKAEKVSKEEKRRLARELKAAEQQRRSALKAEIEREIQLTRGSMKHGKCLLQ